The proteins below come from a single Octopus sinensis linkage group LG10, ASM634580v1, whole genome shotgun sequence genomic window:
- the LOC118765181 gene encoding G-protein coupled receptor Mth2-like, with protein sequence MTTRLNESEYYITSDDRLYLNNTQRFLNQSEFTRDSQDIISICVNNGTNNISNINGISKYSVAESYITLVGLVISIPALAITIIVYLCIPDLRTLPGKLLISLLLALFVAELLFLISSQVTKSTVLCKYLAVVMHYSFLATFFWMNVMSVDACHTFSGLTQLRSKGKHTKRFVFCSLYAWICPLVIVTVSLVFEYIPGNHGLSPDYGKDICWIKNGKSLLCFFLIPVMIILCLNFVAFTLTARGLYLARKLSTKYLSKHNKLECIICVKLFFIMGLTWTFAFLYTFTRIEEFSLLFCILNSFVGLLICLSFLSTSIARRSIFQNLQKITKTSTKESVDVNFAHKTTSTNITP encoded by the coding sequence ATGACAACAAGATTAAATGAATCTGAGTATTACATTACTAGTGACGATCGTCTCTACTTAAATAATACCCAACGTTTTCTGAACCAATCAGAATTCACTCGAGATTCTCAAGATATAATAAGTATCTGTGTAAACAATGGTACcaataatatatcaaatatcaatGGTATATCAAAATATTCCGTAGCTGAGAGCTATATCACATTAGTGGGACTCGTAATCTCTATTCCAGCTCTTGCAATCACTATTATAGTCTATCTCTGTATACCTGATCTCCGTACCTTACCAGGTAAATTACTCATTAGTCTTTTGTTAGCACTGTTTGTAGCTGAACTTCTCTTTCTTATCTCATCACAAGTCACTAAATCTACAGTGCTGTGCAAATATTTAGCAGTAGTAATGCATTATTCGTTTCTAGCGACTTTCTTCTGGATGAATGTCATGTCAGTTGATGCCTGTCACACATTCTCAGGACTCACACAACTTCGAAGTAAAGGAAAACACACCAAGAGATTTGTATTTTGTTCCTTGTATGCTTGGATCTGTCCACTTGTAATAGTAACAGtatcactggtatttgagtatatTCCTGGAAATCACGGACTTTCCCCAGACTATGGAAAAGATATTTGCtggattaaaaatggaaaaagtctgctatgtttttttttaatccctgTAATGATTATTTTATGTCTTAATTTCGTAGCCTTTACCCTCACCGCTAGAGGGCTCTATTTGGCACGTAAACTTTCAACGAAATATTTATCTAAACATAATAAACTGGAGTGTATCATTTGCGTAAAACTATTCTTTATCATGGGACTAACATGGACATTCGCATTTCTGTATACGTTTACAAGAATTGAAGAATTTTctctattattttgtattttaaactcATTCGTTGGATTACTTATATGTTTATCGTTTCTATCAACAAGTATTGCTCGACGCAGTATTTTTCAGAATctgcaaaaaattacaaaaacatccACAAAAGAATCTGTTGATGTTAATTTCGCTCATAAAACAACATCAACGAATATAACTCCATAG